The following proteins are encoded in a genomic region of Nonomuraea muscovyensis:
- a CDS encoding TerC family protein has product MSVPVWAYFAVIGGLLVVLAVDLWIVDRGEAREFSMRQAGYWVTFYVALAMIFGGVLWATEGAGKAGEFFAGYITEYSLSVDNLFIFFIIMSRFAVPKAYQHKVLLVGILLALVMRGIFIALGAAALERFSWLFYVFGAFLIYTAVNIVRGHLQGEQEEFNENILLRWVRKAFPTTEGYVGSKVTVKIDGRRMVTPMLIVMIAIGSTDLLFALDSIPAIFGLTTDPFIVFTANAFALMGLRQLYFLLGGLLQRLVYISYGLAFILGFIGVKLISEALHGSGVSWAPEVPIWLSLSIIGGTMVITTVASLVKARVDARKSEESTPTRAG; this is encoded by the coding sequence GTGAGCGTACCTGTCTGGGCCTATTTCGCCGTGATCGGCGGTTTGTTGGTGGTCCTCGCCGTCGATCTGTGGATCGTCGACCGAGGCGAGGCCCGCGAGTTCTCGATGCGGCAGGCCGGCTACTGGGTGACGTTCTACGTTGCCCTTGCGATGATCTTCGGTGGTGTCCTGTGGGCCACCGAGGGGGCCGGCAAGGCGGGTGAGTTCTTCGCCGGTTACATCACCGAGTACAGCCTCAGCGTCGACAACCTGTTCATCTTCTTCATCATCATGAGCAGATTCGCGGTGCCGAAGGCCTACCAGCACAAGGTGCTGCTCGTCGGCATTCTGCTCGCCCTGGTCATGCGGGGCATCTTCATCGCGCTCGGCGCCGCCGCCCTCGAGCGGTTCAGTTGGCTTTTCTACGTTTTCGGCGCCTTCCTCATCTACACGGCCGTCAACATCGTGCGCGGGCACCTCCAGGGCGAGCAGGAGGAGTTCAACGAGAACATCCTGCTCAGGTGGGTACGCAAGGCGTTCCCCACCACCGAGGGGTACGTCGGCTCCAAGGTCACCGTCAAGATCGACGGCCGGCGGATGGTCACCCCGATGCTGATCGTGATGATCGCCATCGGCTCCACCGACCTGCTGTTCGCGCTCGACTCCATCCCCGCCATCTTCGGACTCACCACCGACCCGTTCATCGTCTTCACCGCCAACGCGTTCGCCCTGATGGGCCTGCGTCAGCTCTACTTCCTGCTGGGCGGCCTACTGCAGCGGCTGGTCTACATCAGTTATGGTTTGGCGTTCATCCTCGGGTTCATCGGGGTTAAGCTGATATCGGAGGCCTTGCACGGCAGCGGGGTCTCCTGGGCGCCCGAAGTACCCATCTGGCTGTCGCTCTCGATCATCGGTGGCACCATGGTCATCACGACCGTGGCCAGCCTGGTGAAGGCCCGCGTCGACGCGCGCAAGAGCGAGGAGAGCACTCCGACAAGGGCTGGCTAA
- the recN gene encoding DNA repair protein RecN, translating to MRTGVRSDGSGQLRPRVEEVRIQGLGVIDEAVLELSPGFNVVTGETGAGKTMVVTGLGLLFGGRADPSRIRPGADRATIEGTLVIEPVGRVAQQVEDIGGEVDEGELIISRTVSAEGRSRAWLGGRTVPVGTLTYLADDLVAVHGQMDQQRLLQPARQRAALDRYAGNDLVKPLRAYTQAYKRHKQVAAQLEELTTRARERAQEADMLRFGLDEIEKVDPKPGEDVELRGEEERLSHADALRGAATSAHTALLGDPMQTADGGRDVISLLGEARAAVDAVRDFDAELAGMADRLAEAGYLISDVATDLAAYAESVEADPARLAAVQERRALLSGLIRKYGEDSASVLAWAQRSAARLGELEGDDDRIGELGREHEELTVRLTELAAELTKVREAAAERFGRAVTEELTALAMPHARVVVQLTRTADFGPEGVDEVELRMAAHPAAPPLPLNKGASGGELSRVMLAIEVVFAGADPVPTFVFDEVDAGVGGKAAVEIGRRLARLARTAQVIVVTHLPQVAAFADQHLVVEKTSDGSVVRSGVVTLDHEGRVRELSRMLAGMEDSELGRAHAEELLGLAAADR from the coding sequence ATGCGCACAGGTGTTCGGAGCGACGGGAGTGGGCAGTTGCGACCCAGGGTCGAGGAGGTCCGCATCCAGGGGCTCGGCGTCATCGATGAGGCCGTCCTCGAGCTTTCGCCGGGCTTCAACGTGGTCACCGGCGAGACCGGTGCCGGCAAGACGATGGTCGTCACCGGGCTCGGGCTGCTGTTCGGCGGTCGGGCCGATCCGTCGCGCATCAGGCCGGGCGCCGACCGGGCCACGATCGAGGGCACGCTCGTCATCGAGCCCGTCGGCCGCGTAGCCCAGCAGGTCGAGGACATCGGTGGCGAGGTCGACGAGGGCGAGCTGATCATCTCCCGCACGGTCTCGGCCGAGGGCCGCTCCAGGGCGTGGCTGGGTGGGCGCACCGTGCCCGTCGGCACCCTCACCTACCTCGCCGACGACCTGGTCGCCGTGCACGGGCAGATGGACCAGCAGCGGCTGCTCCAGCCAGCCAGGCAGCGCGCCGCGCTCGACCGCTATGCCGGAAACGACCTGGTCAAGCCGCTGCGTGCCTACACCCAGGCGTACAAACGGCACAAGCAGGTCGCCGCGCAGTTGGAGGAGCTCACCACGCGGGCGCGCGAGCGGGCCCAGGAGGCCGACATGCTGCGGTTCGGCCTCGACGAGATCGAGAAGGTCGATCCCAAGCCCGGCGAGGACGTCGAACTGCGCGGGGAGGAGGAGCGCCTGTCACACGCCGACGCGTTGCGCGGCGCCGCCACCAGCGCTCACACGGCGTTGCTCGGCGACCCGATGCAGACCGCCGACGGCGGGCGCGACGTCATCTCGCTGCTCGGCGAGGCGCGCGCGGCCGTCGACGCGGTGCGCGACTTCGACGCCGAGCTGGCCGGGATGGCTGACCGGCTCGCCGAGGCGGGCTATCTGATCTCCGACGTCGCCACCGACCTGGCCGCCTACGCCGAGTCCGTCGAGGCCGACCCCGCCCGGCTGGCCGCGGTGCAGGAGCGGCGGGCGCTGCTGTCCGGGCTGATCCGCAAGTACGGCGAGGACAGCGCGTCCGTCCTGGCCTGGGCCCAGCGCTCGGCCGCCCGGCTGGGTGAGCTGGAGGGCGACGACGACCGCATCGGGGAGCTGGGCCGCGAGCACGAGGAGCTGACCGTCCGGCTCACCGAGCTGGCCGCCGAGCTGACCAAGGTGCGCGAGGCCGCCGCCGAGCGGTTCGGCCGGGCCGTCACCGAGGAGCTGACCGCGCTGGCCATGCCGCACGCCCGCGTGGTCGTCCAGCTCACCCGGACCGCCGACTTCGGGCCCGAAGGCGTCGACGAGGTCGAGCTGCGCATGGCGGCACACCCGGCCGCGCCGCCGCTCCCGCTCAACAAGGGCGCCTCCGGTGGTGAGCTCAGCCGCGTCATGCTCGCCATCGAGGTCGTCTTCGCCGGGGCCGACCCGGTGCCCACGTTCGTCTTCGACGAGGTCGACGCCGGGGTCGGCGGCAAGGCCGCGGTGGAGATCGGGCGCAGGCTCGCCCGGCTGGCCCGCACCGCGCAGGTCATCGTCGTCACCCACCTGCCGCAGGTGGCCGCCTTCGCCGACCAGCACCTGGTGGTGGAGAAGACCAGCGACGGCAGCGTCGTGCGCAGCGGTGTCGTGACGCTCGACCACGAGGGCAGGGTCCGCGAGCTGTCACGCATGCTGGCGGGCATGGAGGACTCCGAGCTGGGCAGGGCCCATGCCGAGGAGTTGCTGGGGCTGGCCGCCGCAGACCGGTGA
- the steA gene encoding putative cytokinetic ring protein SteA: MKVPGSRMPGLRGRKVDDLPGVTAVARIDRRTKRLTKRLQPGEIAIIDHVDVDRVSAEALVACGAAAVVNVAAGISGRYPNLGPQILLEAGVSFVDNATPELFERVKDGDVVRLHEGVVYLDDEPAGKGDEQTHEAVEAAMAEARAGLAVQIEAFAVNTMEYVRGEGKLLIDGVGVPEIRTPMEGRHVLIVVRGYHYKEDIATLRPYIREYRPVLIGVDGGADALLEAGYLPDVIVGDFDSVSTKALTCGAELVVHAYRDGRAPGLERVHQLGREAVIFPATGTSEDIAMLLADDKGAELIVAVGTHGTLEEFLDKGRSGMASTFLTRLRVGSKLVDAKGVSRLYRSRISTSQLLLLVITALTTMGVAIFLSPIGRGWLNGLQVVWNAFIFWLVGLFS; this comes from the coding sequence ATGAAGGTTCCGGGGAGCAGGATGCCGGGCCTCCGCGGCAGGAAGGTCGACGACCTTCCCGGTGTCACGGCAGTGGCGAGAATCGATCGGCGGACGAAGAGGCTCACCAAACGCCTCCAGCCCGGTGAGATAGCGATTATCGATCACGTCGACGTCGACCGGGTCAGCGCGGAGGCGCTTGTCGCGTGCGGAGCGGCGGCGGTGGTGAACGTCGCGGCCGGTATCAGCGGCCGCTATCCCAACCTGGGGCCCCAGATTTTGCTGGAGGCGGGGGTGTCGTTCGTCGACAACGCCACCCCGGAGCTGTTCGAGCGGGTCAAGGACGGCGACGTCGTCCGCCTGCACGAAGGCGTCGTCTACCTCGACGACGAGCCGGCGGGCAAGGGCGACGAGCAGACCCACGAGGCCGTCGAGGCGGCCATGGCCGAGGCCAGGGCCGGGCTGGCGGTCCAGATCGAGGCGTTCGCCGTCAACACCATGGAATACGTGCGCGGCGAGGGCAAGCTGCTCATCGACGGAGTCGGCGTCCCCGAGATCCGCACCCCCATGGAGGGCCGCCACGTCCTCATCGTCGTGCGCGGCTACCACTACAAGGAGGACATCGCCACCCTCCGCCCCTACATCCGCGAATACCGCCCGGTGCTCATCGGCGTCGACGGAGGCGCCGACGCGCTGCTGGAGGCGGGCTACCTGCCCGACGTGATCGTGGGCGACTTCGACTCCGTCTCCACCAAGGCCCTCACCTGCGGCGCCGAGCTCGTCGTGCACGCCTACCGCGACGGCAGGGCGCCCGGCCTGGAGCGCGTCCACCAACTCGGCCGCGAAGCCGTCATCTTCCCCGCCACCGGCACCAGCGAGGACATCGCGATGCTGCTTGCCGACGACAAGGGCGCCGAGCTGATCGTCGCCGTCGGCACCCACGGCACGCTGGAGGAGTTCCTCGACAAGGGGCGCTCCGGCATGGCCAGCACCTTCCTCACCCGGTTGCGCGTCGGCAGCAAGCTCGTCGACGCCAAGGGGGTGAGCAGGCTCTACCGCAGCCGCATCTCCACCTCGCAGCTGCTCCTGCTCGTGATCACCGCCCTGACCACCATGGGCGTCGCGATCTTCCTGTCGCCGATCGGCCGCGGCTGGCTGAACGGCCTGCAAGTCGTCTGGAACGCGTTCATCTTCTGGCTGGTCGGACTCTTCTCGTGA
- the pssA gene encoding CDP-diacylglycerol--serine O-phosphatidyltransferase, whose protein sequence is MTAADAGSWQAEEEEPQGPVGKAFRLSAADSLSLGNALCGFLAVCVLASSAIRSLQDGGDFRPAPSYFATAVVLLLIGATCDLFDGLVARRFRASAMGAELDNLADVISFGFAPAFMIVIWGGFTNEVPFPVVLAAAAAILIAGVVRLARFACVKTKSGDFMGLPIPMGAMTVISIVLLFEPSVPALLAVLGVAWLMVSRIEYPKPKGQLAAVVLGWIMVNVAFLTFWVAWPEGGDLPIKIGATMHIALVAAIPLRVLFYKREQRKEASRIIGD, encoded by the coding sequence TTGACCGCGGCTGACGCCGGTAGCTGGCAGGCGGAAGAGGAAGAACCCCAGGGCCCGGTCGGCAAGGCGTTCCGGCTCTCGGCCGCCGACTCGCTCTCGCTGGGCAACGCGCTCTGCGGGTTCCTCGCGGTCTGCGTCCTGGCCTCCTCGGCGATCCGTTCGCTGCAGGACGGCGGCGACTTCAGGCCCGCGCCGAGCTACTTCGCCACCGCTGTGGTGTTGCTGCTCATCGGCGCCACCTGCGACCTGTTCGACGGACTGGTCGCGCGTCGCTTCCGCGCCTCGGCGATGGGGGCCGAGCTCGACAACCTCGCCGACGTGATCAGCTTCGGCTTCGCACCGGCGTTCATGATCGTCATTTGGGGTGGTTTCACCAACGAGGTGCCCTTCCCCGTCGTGCTCGCCGCCGCCGCGGCCATCCTCATCGCCGGAGTCGTACGGCTGGCGAGGTTCGCCTGCGTCAAGACCAAGAGCGGCGACTTCATGGGCCTGCCCATCCCCATGGGCGCGATGACCGTGATCTCGATCGTGCTGCTGTTCGAGCCGAGCGTCCCGGCGCTGCTGGCGGTCCTGGGCGTGGCCTGGCTGATGGTCAGCCGGATCGAGTACCCGAAGCCGAAGGGACAGCTCGCCGCCGTCGTCCTCGGCTGGATCATGGTCAACGTGGCGTTCCTCACCTTCTGGGTGGCCTGGCCCGAGGGCGGCGACCTGCCCATCAAGATCGGCGCCACCATGCACATCGCGCTCGTGGCCGCGATCCCGCTGCGCGTGCTGTTCTACAAGCGCGAGCAGCGCAAGGAAGCCTCGCGGATCATCGGAGACTGA
- a CDS encoding copper transporter — MIDFRYHLVSIVAIFLALAVGIVLGTTLLQEPAIETVKRTNELMAKANDGLTADLDALRSKEGGNNEFVTALTQKLVEKELNGERVLLVEAPGASTAYREAQHQVLLQAGAAIAGRVVLAESFLDPKSSGVIDGLATQLKPEGMAFAPTATAYDKAGALLAATLMTTDAAQAGTANAATPGVLDGFEAGDLLSVDGDPGKRATLAVMFAPEKPFTGDNAEAQADALVSVATALDAAGKGTVVTGSAATAASAGGMITAVRDDGDAAKRVSTVDTPDIPAGRVVIVYALREQVSGDAGQYGIGPGVSAFTPALPTATPSPSETGS, encoded by the coding sequence GTGATCGATTTCCGTTATCACCTCGTCTCCATCGTCGCGATCTTCCTGGCGCTGGCCGTGGGCATCGTCCTGGGCACCACGCTGCTCCAGGAGCCCGCGATCGAGACCGTCAAGAGGACCAACGAGCTGATGGCCAAGGCCAACGACGGTCTCACCGCCGACCTCGACGCGCTGCGCAGCAAGGAGGGCGGCAACAACGAGTTCGTCACCGCGCTGACGCAGAAGCTGGTCGAGAAAGAGCTGAACGGCGAGCGCGTCCTGCTCGTCGAGGCCCCCGGCGCCAGCACCGCCTACCGAGAGGCCCAGCACCAGGTGCTCCTCCAGGCGGGCGCGGCCATCGCGGGGCGGGTGGTGCTGGCCGAGAGCTTCCTCGACCCCAAGAGCTCGGGTGTGATCGACGGGCTGGCCACCCAGCTCAAGCCCGAAGGCATGGCCTTCGCCCCGACCGCGACCGCCTACGACAAGGCCGGCGCGCTGCTCGCCGCCACCCTCATGACCACCGACGCCGCGCAGGCCGGCACCGCCAACGCGGCGACCCCCGGCGTGCTCGACGGCTTCGAGGCCGGCGACCTGCTCAGCGTCGACGGCGACCCGGGCAAGCGCGCCACGCTCGCCGTCATGTTCGCCCCCGAAAAGCCCTTCACCGGCGACAACGCCGAGGCCCAGGCCGACGCCCTGGTCTCCGTCGCCACCGCGCTCGACGCCGCGGGCAAGGGCACCGTGGTCACCGGGAGCGCCGCCACCGCGGCCTCCGCCGGAGGCATGATCACCGCCGTGCGCGACGACGGCGACGCCGCCAAGCGCGTCTCGACCGTCGACACCCCCGATATACCCGCGGGCCGCGTCGTGATCGTCTACGCTCTGCGAGAGCAGGTGAGCGGGGACGCCGGCCAGTACGGCATCGGCCCGGGCGTCTCGGCGTTCACCCCCGCGCTACCCACCGCGACCCCGTCACCCTCCGAGACAGGGAGCTGA
- a CDS encoding glycosyltransferase, protein MRVAFVVGTTSGGTGRHVRMLAEGLVRRGHQVLVVGPRSVEERFAFTGAGARFVHVPVSDRPHPLNDARAVLAIRRLTREADAVHAHGLRAGALAALAAPLRPARTRGGAPLVVTLHNALTAGGFVGLVYGVLERIVARRADRVLVVSPDLGERMERLGAGDVRPAVVPAPALRPARRTPEEVRAELGAGERPLVLTLARLAQQKGLENLLDAARGPWPGARESTDEARPVVVPDEAASGTGPTEVQEGAPGGDAREGAAVAGEVAGRAGGAGSGRAARGRPLFVVAGEGPLRAALQRRIDAEGLPVVLLGERDDVPDLLAAATVVVWPSRWEGLPLSLSEALMAGRPVVATAVGGIPGLLGEAGKLVPYGDAGALRSAVRELVEEPATAARMAEAAARRGAELPDADDAVEDVLAVYGKPRSSGG, encoded by the coding sequence GTGCGGGTGGCATTCGTTGTGGGCACGACGTCCGGCGGTACGGGCCGGCATGTGCGGATGCTCGCCGAAGGGCTCGTCCGGCGGGGGCACCAGGTGCTCGTCGTGGGGCCGCGCAGCGTCGAGGAACGGTTCGCCTTCACCGGTGCCGGCGCCCGGTTCGTCCACGTGCCCGTCTCCGACCGGCCGCACCCGCTCAACGACGCCCGGGCCGTGCTCGCGATCAGACGGCTGACCAGGGAGGCCGACGCCGTGCACGCCCACGGGCTGCGGGCCGGCGCGCTGGCCGCCCTGGCCGCGCCGCTACGCCCTGCGCGCACGCGCGGCGGGGCGCCCCTCGTGGTGACCCTGCACAACGCGCTCACCGCGGGCGGGTTCGTGGGCCTCGTCTACGGGGTGCTGGAGCGGATCGTGGCGCGGCGGGCCGACCGGGTGCTGGTGGTCTCGCCCGACCTGGGCGAGCGGATGGAGCGGCTCGGCGCGGGCGACGTGCGCCCCGCCGTGGTGCCCGCGCCCGCGCTCAGGCCCGCCAGGCGTACGCCCGAGGAGGTGCGCGCCGAGCTGGGGGCGGGGGAGCGGCCCCTCGTGCTGACCCTCGCGCGGCTCGCCCAGCAGAAGGGCCTGGAGAACCTCCTCGACGCCGCCCGCGGCCCCTGGCCGGGCGCCCGCGAGAGCACGGACGAGGCGCGGCCGGTGGTCGTCCCGGACGAGGCCGCGAGCGGCACGGGGCCCACCGAGGTCCAGGAAGGCGCCCCCGGGGGAGACGCGCGGGAAGGCGCCGCGGTCGCCGGGGAGGTCGCGGGACGGGCCGGGGGAGCGGGCAGCGGGCGGGCGGCGCGTGGCCGGCCGTTGTTCGTGGTGGCCGGGGAAGGGCCGTTGCGTGCGGCCCTGCAGCGCAGGATCGACGCCGAAGGGTTGCCGGTGGTGCTGCTCGGCGAGCGGGATGACGTGCCCGACCTGCTGGCCGCCGCCACCGTCGTGGTGTGGCCCAGCCGCTGGGAAGGGCTGCCCCTCAGCCTCAGCGAGGCGCTCATGGCCGGCCGGCCCGTGGTCGCGACCGCCGTCGGCGGGATTCCCGGCCTGCTGGGCGAGGCCGGGAAGCTGGTCCCGTACGGTGACGCCGGGGCGCTGCGCTCCGCCGTCCGGGAGCTGGTGGAGGAGCCGGCGACGGCGGCGAGGATGGCCGAGGCGGCCGCGCGGCGCGGTGCCGAGCTGCCGGACGCGGACGACGCCGTGGAGGACGTGCTCGCCGTCTACGGCAAGCCAAGATCATCTGGAGGGTGA
- the murJ gene encoding murein biosynthesis integral membrane protein MurJ: MTARLARGVAGGAMLIGAITILARVAGFAKQYAFAQTVGTDCLATAYFTANQIPNIVFEVVVGGALSGMVVPVLAGAAAASSAATADDRPGGPDGSPEARQRVEEISSALLTWVLAVLVPLGVLVALLAGPIMGLFFLDGVDGCQAEHVHAVATRMLVVFAPQIPLYGVAVVLYGLLQAHRRFAGPALAPLVSSIVVIVAYLVFVPLSGGQTDPAKVPAAAELALSVGTSLGVLALVLTVAGPVAGLGLRWRPTLRFPPGVAPQVRRLALAGVAALLAQQAAMIVVLVLSNKAIGNGAIAVYNYAWAIYLVPYAVLAVPIATSAFPGLSAQAEAGDTAAFSRLAAGATRAVVLVSGLAAGVLAAAAEPGAVVFLGAKTEVSPGELARTITLFAPGLVGYGLIAHLSRVLFAAGRGRAASVGTVAGWVVVMVTQTVFVLVLPDDWKIAGMALGMTAGMTAGGALLLAFVVRARGRSAATGLGRAVAAAVAGGVAGYLAGAAVVAALDARGVLANAGAAVPAVLAALVAGGLAVALVDRDDARAVAGRFTRRRKAGKSDG, encoded by the coding sequence GTGACGGCCAGGCTCGCACGGGGCGTCGCGGGCGGCGCGATGCTCATCGGCGCGATCACGATCCTGGCGCGCGTCGCGGGCTTCGCCAAGCAGTACGCCTTCGCCCAGACCGTCGGCACCGACTGCCTCGCCACCGCCTACTTCACCGCCAACCAGATCCCCAACATCGTCTTCGAGGTCGTCGTCGGCGGTGCGCTGTCCGGAATGGTCGTCCCCGTCCTCGCCGGAGCGGCCGCCGCGAGCTCCGCCGCCACCGCCGATGACCGCCCCGGCGGCCCCGACGGCTCGCCGGAGGCGCGGCAGCGGGTCGAGGAGATCAGCTCGGCCCTGCTCACCTGGGTGCTCGCCGTCCTCGTGCCGCTCGGCGTGCTGGTCGCCCTGCTCGCGGGGCCGATCATGGGGTTGTTCTTCCTCGACGGGGTGGACGGCTGCCAGGCGGAGCACGTGCACGCCGTCGCCACCCGCATGCTGGTCGTCTTCGCCCCCCAGATCCCCCTGTACGGCGTCGCCGTCGTGCTGTACGGCCTGCTCCAGGCGCACCGGCGCTTCGCCGGGCCCGCTCTGGCGCCGCTCGTGTCCAGCATCGTGGTCATCGTGGCCTACCTGGTGTTCGTCCCGCTCAGCGGCGGCCAGACCGACCCGGCCAAGGTGCCCGCAGCCGCCGAGCTGGCGCTGTCCGTGGGCACCAGCCTCGGCGTGCTGGCCCTGGTGCTCACCGTCGCCGGCCCCGTCGCCGGGCTCGGCCTGCGCTGGCGGCCCACCCTGCGGTTCCCGCCCGGCGTCGCCCCGCAGGTGCGCCGGCTCGCGCTGGCCGGAGTGGCCGCGCTGCTCGCCCAGCAGGCGGCCATGATCGTGGTGCTCGTGCTGTCCAACAAGGCCATCGGCAACGGCGCCATCGCCGTCTACAACTACGCGTGGGCCATCTACCTCGTCCCCTACGCCGTGCTCGCCGTACCGATCGCCACCAGCGCGTTCCCCGGGCTGTCGGCGCAGGCCGAGGCCGGAGACACGGCCGCCTTCTCCCGGTTGGCGGCCGGGGCGACGCGGGCCGTGGTCCTCGTGTCCGGGCTGGCCGCGGGCGTCCTCGCCGCCGCAGCGGAGCCGGGGGCCGTAGTGTTCCTCGGCGCCAAGACGGAGGTGTCTCCCGGTGAGCTGGCGCGGACGATCACGCTGTTCGCGCCGGGGCTCGTCGGCTACGGGCTGATCGCGCATCTCAGCCGGGTGCTGTTCGCGGCCGGCCGGGGCCGGGCCGCGTCCGTCGGCACGGTCGCCGGGTGGGTGGTGGTGATGGTCACCCAGACGGTGTTCGTGCTGGTGCTGCCCGATGACTGGAAGATCGCGGGGATGGCGCTCGGCATGACCGCGGGCATGACCGCCGGGGGTGCGCTGCTGCTCGCCTTCGTGGTGCGGGCCAGGGGCCGGTCCGCCGCGACGGGTCTGGGGCGTGCCGTGGCGGCGGCCGTCGCGGGTGGGGTCGCCGGTTACCTCGCCGGGGCGGCCGTGGTGGCGGCGCTGGACGCGCGGGGCGTACTGGCCAACGCCGGGGCGGCCGTGCCGGCGGTCCTCGCTGCGCTGGTGGCCGGGGGGCTCGCCGTCGCGCTGGTCGACCGGGACGACGCCAGGGCCGTGGCCGGCCGGTTCACCCGGAGGAGGAAGGCCGGCAAGTCGGATGGGTGA
- a CDS encoding phosphatidylserine decarboxylase, with protein MSDDSAKTSRVRLARGVSPWLLPTVAAAATTALLARRDRRWALAAVPLSALTGGMLWFFRDPDRTLGEGLVLSPADGVVQSIDPWPDGRTRVAIFMSPLNVHVNRAPLAGNVTSVQHVAGGFLPAFNKDSDQNERVVWHFETALGDIEMVQIAGAVARRIVPYLSDGAKVERGDRIGLIRFGSRVDIYLPEGISPAVTVGEKTVAGVTRIDRG; from the coding sequence GTGTCAGACGATTCTGCTAAGACGAGCCGCGTGCGGCTTGCACGCGGGGTGTCCCCGTGGCTCCTCCCGACAGTGGCCGCCGCGGCCACCACCGCGCTCCTGGCGCGCCGGGACCGGCGATGGGCGCTCGCGGCGGTGCCGCTGAGCGCGCTGACCGGGGGCATGCTCTGGTTCTTCCGCGACCCCGACCGCACCCTCGGCGAGGGGCTCGTCCTCTCGCCGGCCGACGGGGTCGTACAGAGCATCGACCCCTGGCCCGACGGCCGCACCCGCGTCGCGATCTTCATGAGCCCGCTGAACGTCCACGTCAACCGGGCCCCTCTTGCGGGAAATGTCACCTCCGTGCAGCATGTGGCGGGTGGGTTCCTGCCGGCGTTCAACAAGGACAGCGACCAGAACGAACGCGTGGTGTGGCATTTCGAGACCGCGCTCGGCGACATCGAGATGGTGCAGATCGCGGGCGCGGTGGCGCGCAGGATCGTGCCCTACCTGAGCGATGGGGCCAAGGTGGAGCGGGGCGACCGGATCGGCCTGATCAGGTTCGGTTCCAGGGTCGACATCTACCTACCCGAAGGGATCTCGCCCGCGGTCACCGTTGGCGAGAAGACGGTTGCGGGGGTGACCAGAATTGACCGCGGCTGA
- a CDS encoding NAD kinase, with product MNRTSRTQRTVLVTAHTGREAAVESARLVINRLIGAGLTVRVLDVEAAEIGCAGAEVVPGDPSAAKDAEVLIVLGGDGSLLRSAELARPAGTPLLGVNLGHVGFLAEAEVADLASAVDGVVAGRYDVEERMTIDVLARQNGQVIADTWALNEASVEKRDRMLEVVAEIDGRPLSRWGCDGVICATPTGSTAYAFSAGGPVVWPEVEALLLVPISAHALFARPLVVSPRSTMAVEILPDTPGGVLWCDGRRRFDLPSGSRVEVRRGAEPVRLARLHGVESTGAPFTDRLVAKFELPVQGWRGRVRP from the coding sequence ATGAACCGTACGAGCCGTACGCAACGCACCGTGCTGGTCACCGCGCACACGGGCCGCGAGGCGGCGGTCGAGAGCGCCCGCCTCGTGATCAACCGCCTGATCGGCGCCGGTCTGACCGTCAGGGTGCTCGACGTGGAGGCCGCCGAGATCGGCTGTGCCGGCGCCGAGGTGGTGCCCGGCGACCCGAGCGCCGCCAAGGACGCCGAGGTCCTCATCGTGCTCGGCGGCGACGGCTCGCTGCTGCGCTCGGCCGAGCTGGCCCGGCCCGCCGGCACGCCGCTGCTCGGCGTCAACCTCGGCCACGTCGGCTTCCTGGCCGAGGCCGAGGTCGCCGATCTCGCCTCGGCCGTCGACGGCGTGGTCGCCGGCCGCTACGACGTCGAGGAACGCATGACGATCGACGTGCTGGCCCGGCAGAACGGCCAGGTCATCGCCGACACGTGGGCGCTGAACGAGGCGTCGGTGGAAAAGCGTGACCGCATGCTGGAAGTCGTGGCCGAGATCGACGGTCGGCCCCTGTCGCGGTGGGGCTGTGACGGCGTGATCTGCGCCACGCCGACCGGCTCGACCGCCTACGCGTTCTCCGCCGGCGGCCCGGTGGTCTGGCCCGAGGTGGAGGCCCTGCTCCTGGTGCCGATCAGCGCGCACGCGCTGTTCGCCCGGCCGCTGGTCGTCTCGCCGCGTTCCACCATGGCCGTCGAGATCCTGCCCGACACGCCCGGCGGTGTGCTGTGGTGCGACGGGCGGCGCCGGTTCGACCTGCCGTCCGGCTCGCGGGTCGAGGTCCGGCGCGGCGCCGAGCCGGTACGGCTGGCCCGGCTGCACGGCGTGGAGAGCACCGGCGCGCCGTTCACCGACAGGTTGGTCGCCAAGTTCGAACTACCCGTTCAGGGCTGGCGTGGACGGGTGCGTCCCTGA